A stretch of Myxococcus hansupus DNA encodes these proteins:
- a CDS encoding NAD(P)H-hydrate dehydratase yields the protein MLRVLTAAQMRQAEQAAEARHGMPSALLMENAGRGLADVARSFANPGGRFVVVCGPGNNGGDGLVAARFLQERGARVSVVMVGDAAKLTPESRRNVEALKGFGVTPRGLAEVDAPGRGDVVVDALFGTGLSRAPAGAFADAVVAIRGWRAAGAKVVAADVPSGLQSDSGAPFSPCVEADATVAFGFLKPGQVLEPGATLCGHVHRVDIGMGGESSKEVSGPELFVVEESDARRTLPVRKADSHKGTFGHVLVVAGGRGKTGAAALVAKSALRSGAGLVTVAARSDALDSIQAHSAEIMGIPLEATGPLGLGDLDALVAAAEGKDALVIGPGIPRGDETGALIGELLARVEIPAVLDADALNAVATDLSVLRRAKGPVVMTPHPGEMARLTGKSTKEVQAHRLDVARQFSTGLKVTLVLKGDRTLTSDPDGRVYLNTTGNPGMATGGSGDVLSGICGAFLAQSLPVPAALWTAVYAHGLAGDLAAAKRGQLGLVAGDIVEQGLCEVWLRWER from the coding sequence ATGTTGCGAGTCCTCACCGCCGCGCAGATGCGCCAGGCCGAGCAGGCCGCCGAAGCGCGCCACGGGATGCCCTCCGCGTTGCTGATGGAGAACGCCGGGCGCGGGCTCGCGGATGTGGCCCGGAGCTTCGCGAATCCGGGGGGCCGCTTCGTGGTGGTGTGCGGCCCCGGGAACAATGGGGGGGACGGGCTCGTGGCGGCGCGTTTCCTCCAGGAGCGCGGCGCCCGGGTGTCGGTGGTGATGGTGGGCGACGCCGCGAAGCTCACGCCGGAGTCGCGGCGCAACGTGGAGGCGCTGAAGGGCTTCGGGGTGACGCCCCGAGGGCTGGCGGAGGTGGACGCCCCCGGTCGGGGTGACGTGGTGGTGGATGCGCTCTTCGGCACGGGCTTGAGCCGTGCTCCCGCGGGGGCCTTCGCGGACGCCGTGGTGGCCATCCGGGGCTGGCGCGCGGCGGGGGCGAAGGTGGTGGCGGCGGATGTTCCCTCCGGCCTCCAGAGCGACTCGGGGGCGCCCTTCTCTCCATGCGTGGAAGCGGATGCCACGGTGGCGTTTGGCTTCCTCAAGCCGGGGCAGGTGCTGGAGCCCGGTGCCACGTTGTGTGGGCACGTGCACCGGGTGGACATCGGGATGGGCGGTGAGTCCTCGAAGGAGGTCTCTGGTCCCGAGCTCTTCGTGGTGGAGGAGTCGGACGCTCGGCGCACGTTGCCGGTGCGCAAGGCGGACTCGCACAAGGGGACGTTTGGCCACGTGCTGGTGGTCGCGGGCGGCCGAGGGAAGACGGGGGCCGCGGCCCTGGTGGCGAAGTCGGCGCTGCGCTCGGGCGCGGGGCTCGTCACCGTGGCGGCGCGGTCGGATGCGCTGGACTCCATCCAGGCGCACTCCGCGGAGATCATGGGCATCCCGCTGGAGGCCACCGGCCCGTTGGGGCTTGGCGACCTGGACGCGTTGGTGGCGGCGGCGGAGGGGAAGGATGCGCTCGTCATCGGGCCGGGGATTCCTCGGGGCGACGAGACGGGGGCGCTGATCGGCGAGCTGCTCGCGCGCGTGGAGATTCCCGCGGTGCTGGACGCGGACGCGCTCAACGCGGTGGCCACGGACCTGTCAGTGCTGCGCCGGGCGAAGGGCCCGGTGGTGATGACGCCGCACCCGGGCGAGATGGCGCGGCTGACGGGCAAGTCCACGAAGGAGGTCCAGGCGCACCGGTTGGACGTGGCCCGTCAGTTCTCGACCGGGCTGAAGGTGACGCTGGTCCTCAAGGGGGACCGGACGCTGACGAGCGACCCGGACGGGCGCGTGTACCTCAACACCACCGGCAACCCGGGCATGGCCACGGGCGGCTCGGGGGATGTGCTGTCGGGAATTTGCGGCGCGTTCCTGGCGCAGTCGCTGCCGGTGCCCGCGGCCCTCTGGACGGCGGTGTACGCGCACGGCCTCGCGGGGGACCTGGCGGCGGCGAAGCGCGGACAGCTCGGGCTGGTCGCGGGAGACATCGTGGAACAAGGGCTGTGTGAGGTGTGGCTTCGGTGGGAACGATGA
- the tsaE gene encoding tRNA (adenosine(37)-N6)-threonylcarbamoyltransferase complex ATPase subunit type 1 TsaE, with translation MSAETSAVRTVRLESPDATHRLGVRLGELLEPGDFVGLIGDLGAGKTHLVRGVAEGAKVPRSEVASPTFAIVYPYAGRIPLYHADLYRLTDYDDLYATGFLDLEGTDSAMLVEWLDKIPQAAPRDYLRVTLKHTGGDARDLMAEAFGARPAALLEAWMP, from the coding sequence ATGAGCGCGGAGACGTCGGCGGTGCGGACGGTGCGGCTGGAGTCCCCCGACGCGACACACCGGCTGGGTGTCCGTCTGGGCGAGCTGCTGGAACCCGGTGACTTCGTGGGGCTGATTGGCGACCTGGGCGCGGGCAAGACACACCTGGTGCGCGGCGTGGCGGAGGGGGCGAAGGTGCCTCGCTCCGAGGTGGCGAGCCCCACGTTCGCCATCGTCTATCCGTACGCCGGGCGCATCCCGCTGTACCACGCGGACCTGTACCGCCTGACGGACTACGACGACCTGTACGCCACGGGCTTCCTGGACCTGGAAGGCACCGACAGCGCGATGCTGGTCGAGTGGCTGGACAAGATTCCCCAGGCCGCGCCCCGCGACTACCTGCGCGTCACGTTGAAGCACACCGGCGGCGATGCCCGCGACTTGATGGCCGAGGCGTTTGGCGCAAGGCCCGCGGCGCTGCTCGAAGCCTGGATGCCCTGA
- a CDS encoding class II glutamine amidotransferase has protein sequence MCRLFGFRSAIPAAVHPALVTEKNSLLIQSREHKDGWGIAAYGVEQSPVVAHGVGPAHSDPDFERVSSRVSSHTVVAHIRLASVGAVELRNSHPFLHGRWSFVHNGTLREFATHRAAVEALICPRLKTNIKGTTDSERCFYLFLTRLAARHPIDREVTVEAVARALAETMSLVATITDEPGQDARSAMNFLVSDGNVMVATRRNRTLFVSTNGARNEEPSLPSPGTKLEQLVVASESLCGGPYWAPVAEEDVIGVDANLVFHHWRVPELTGTDLLSTAKQDASRSVA, from the coding sequence ATGTGCCGACTATTTGGATTCCGTTCCGCCATTCCCGCAGCAGTCCACCCCGCCCTGGTGACGGAGAAGAACTCGCTCCTCATCCAGTCCCGCGAGCACAAGGACGGATGGGGAATCGCCGCGTACGGCGTCGAGCAGTCGCCGGTGGTGGCACACGGTGTGGGCCCCGCGCACAGCGACCCGGACTTCGAGCGGGTGAGCAGCCGGGTGTCCTCGCACACGGTGGTGGCGCACATCCGGCTCGCGTCCGTGGGCGCGGTGGAGCTGCGCAACTCCCACCCCTTCCTGCACGGCCGCTGGTCGTTCGTGCACAACGGCACGCTGCGCGAGTTCGCCACCCACCGGGCAGCCGTGGAAGCGCTCATCTGCCCGCGGCTGAAGACGAACATCAAGGGCACCACGGACAGCGAGCGCTGCTTCTACCTGTTCCTCACCCGCCTGGCCGCCCGGCACCCGATCGACCGCGAGGTCACCGTGGAGGCCGTGGCGCGCGCGTTGGCGGAGACGATGTCGCTGGTGGCGACGATTACGGACGAGCCGGGGCAGGACGCGCGGTCCGCGATGAACTTCCTGGTCTCCGACGGCAACGTCATGGTGGCCACGCGGCGCAACCGGACGCTGTTCGTGTCCACGAATGGCGCGCGCAACGAGGAGCCCTCGCTGCCGTCGCCGGGGACGAAGCTGGAGCAGCTCGTCGTCGCCAGTGAGTCGCTCTGCGGCGGGCCGTACTGGGCGCCCGTGGCCGAAGAAGACGTTATCGGCGTGGACGCGAATCTCGTGTTCCACCATTGGCGGGTGCCGGAGCTCACGGGCACGGACCTCCTCTCCACGGCGAAGCAGGACGCCTCGCGCAGCGTGGCGTAG
- the hutI gene encoding imidazolonepropionase yields the protein MDRLELLVRNTSEVLTVEGTHRERAEDALTPRPGAVVGVSGGRVTYVGPESGLPAGAVGPGTEVVDAQGGFVGPGFVDPHTHLVFAGERSAEFDLRNQGATYLEIAKAGGGIAGTVRATRAASEEELVQLALPRTKRLLAQGVTTAEVKSGYGLNLETELKMLRAVRTLGTLTPLELVPTLLCAHALPEEYKSRREDYVRLCIEEILPAVAGEGLARFCDVFVEDSAFTVDEARRILSAGMSLGMQPRLHADQITAFGASELAAELGAATADHLEQVTDAGLQALAAANVTAVLVPTSTLFLRMRPYAPGRRIRDAGLNIALGTNVNPGSAMSENTALALGLACLENGLTAAEAYWGATRGAALSLGLQQHGRLSVGDPADLVVFGCASYRHLPYHLGITHARVVVKAGRIHVRQPMDGCM from the coding sequence ATGGACAGGCTCGAGTTGCTGGTTCGAAACACCTCCGAGGTGCTCACGGTGGAAGGCACGCACCGGGAGCGCGCGGAGGACGCGCTCACCCCTCGCCCGGGCGCGGTGGTGGGCGTGAGCGGTGGCCGTGTCACCTACGTGGGCCCGGAGTCAGGGTTGCCCGCGGGCGCGGTGGGTCCTGGGACGGAGGTGGTGGACGCCCAGGGCGGCTTCGTGGGTCCGGGCTTCGTGGACCCGCACACGCACCTCGTCTTCGCGGGTGAGCGGTCCGCGGAGTTCGACCTGCGCAACCAGGGCGCCACGTACCTGGAGATCGCCAAGGCGGGGGGCGGAATCGCGGGCACGGTGCGAGCCACGCGGGCCGCCAGCGAGGAGGAGCTGGTGCAGCTCGCCCTGCCCCGTACGAAGCGCCTGCTGGCGCAGGGCGTGACGACGGCGGAGGTGAAGAGCGGCTACGGGCTCAACCTGGAGACCGAGCTGAAGATGCTGCGCGCGGTGCGGACGCTCGGCACGCTCACGCCGCTGGAGCTGGTGCCCACGCTGCTGTGCGCGCACGCGCTCCCCGAGGAGTACAAGAGCCGCCGCGAGGACTACGTGCGGCTGTGCATCGAGGAGATTCTCCCCGCTGTCGCGGGCGAGGGGCTGGCGCGCTTCTGCGACGTCTTCGTCGAGGACAGCGCCTTCACCGTGGACGAGGCGCGGCGCATCCTCAGCGCGGGCATGTCGCTGGGCATGCAGCCCAGGCTGCACGCGGACCAGATCACCGCCTTTGGAGCCTCCGAGCTCGCGGCGGAGCTTGGAGCCGCAACGGCCGATCACCTGGAACAAGTGACGGACGCGGGATTGCAGGCGCTGGCGGCGGCCAACGTCACCGCCGTACTCGTGCCGACATCGACGCTGTTCCTGCGCATGCGACCGTACGCTCCTGGACGACGCATCCGTGATGCGGGGCTCAACATCGCTTTGGGGACCAATGTGAATCCCGGCTCCGCCATGAGTGAAAACACGGCGTTGGCGCTGGGGCTTGCGTGCCTGGAAAACGGACTTACGGCCGCCGAGGCGTATTGGGGAGCCACCCGGGGCGCCGCGTTGTCATTGGGGTTGCAACAGCACGGCAGGCTGTCCGTGGGCGACCCGGCCGACCTGGTGGTCTTCGGCTGTGCTTCGTACCGTCATCTGCCCTACCATCTAGGAATCACCCACGCGCGTGTCGTGGTGAAGGCCGGGCGCATCCATGTCCGCCAGCCGATGGACGGCTGCATGTGA
- the hutU gene encoding urocanate hydratase: MSRVIRAPRGSTLSCKGWVQEAALRMLMNNLDPDVAERPEDLVVYGGTGKAARDWPSFDRIVASLQDLGEDETLLVQSGKPVGIFRTHPDAPRVLIANSNLVGRWANWEHFHELEKKGLMMYGQMTAGSWIYIGTQGILQGTYETFAAAGRFHYGSDDLAGRLILSGGLGGMGGAQPLAATMNNAVFLGVEIDPTRAQRRVETRYLDVVAKDLDEALAMVKEAQEKRVGRSIAVIGNAASVFRELYRRGIKPDLVTDQTSAHDPLNGYIPTDLSLEAAAELRQRDPETYVRRARESMIMHVQAMNDFKAAGSHVFDYGNNLRGQAELGGMTNAFEFPGFVPAYIRPLFCEGMGPFRWVALSGDPEDIRVTDRVVRELFPQKASLQRWLNMAEERVAFQGLPSRICWLGYGERAKAGLAFNELVRKGEVKAPIVIGRDHLDCGSVASPNRETEAMKDGTDAVADWPILNALVNAVNGASWVSFHHGGGVGMGYSLHAGQVIVADGTPEAARRIERVLTSDPGMGVLRHADAGYSEAIDVAKQRGVKIPGITT, translated from the coding sequence ATGTCCCGCGTCATCCGCGCCCCCCGTGGTTCCACCCTGTCCTGCAAGGGCTGGGTCCAGGAAGCCGCGCTCCGGATGTTGATGAACAACCTCGACCCGGACGTCGCCGAGCGTCCCGAGGACCTCGTCGTCTACGGCGGTACCGGCAAGGCCGCCCGCGACTGGCCCTCGTTCGACCGCATCGTCGCGAGCCTCCAGGACCTGGGCGAGGACGAGACGCTGCTCGTCCAGTCCGGCAAGCCGGTGGGCATCTTCCGCACGCACCCGGACGCGCCGCGCGTGCTCATCGCCAACTCCAACCTCGTGGGCCGCTGGGCCAACTGGGAGCACTTCCACGAGTTGGAGAAGAAGGGCCTGATGATGTACGGCCAGATGACCGCGGGCTCGTGGATCTACATCGGCACGCAGGGCATCCTTCAGGGCACCTACGAGACCTTCGCCGCCGCCGGCCGCTTCCACTACGGCTCCGATGACCTGGCGGGCCGGCTCATCCTCTCCGGCGGTCTAGGTGGCATGGGCGGCGCGCAGCCGCTGGCCGCCACCATGAACAACGCGGTGTTCCTCGGCGTGGAGATCGACCCCACCCGCGCCCAACGCCGCGTGGAGACGCGCTACCTGGACGTCGTCGCCAAGGACCTCGACGAGGCGCTGGCGATGGTGAAGGAGGCCCAGGAGAAGCGCGTGGGCCGCTCCATCGCCGTCATCGGCAACGCGGCGTCGGTGTTCCGCGAGCTGTACCGCCGGGGCATCAAGCCGGACCTCGTCACGGACCAGACGAGCGCGCACGACCCGCTCAACGGCTACATCCCCACGGACCTGTCGCTGGAGGCCGCCGCCGAGCTGCGTCAGCGCGACCCGGAGACGTACGTGCGTCGCGCCCGTGAGTCGATGATCATGCACGTGCAGGCGATGAACGACTTCAAGGCGGCCGGCAGCCACGTCTTCGACTACGGCAACAACCTGCGCGGTCAGGCGGAGCTGGGCGGCATGACGAACGCCTTCGAGTTCCCGGGCTTCGTGCCGGCGTACATCCGCCCCCTCTTCTGCGAGGGCATGGGCCCCTTCCGCTGGGTGGCCCTCTCCGGAGACCCGGAGGACATCCGCGTCACGGACCGCGTGGTGCGCGAGCTGTTCCCGCAGAAGGCCTCGCTCCAGCGCTGGCTCAACATGGCCGAGGAGCGCGTGGCGTTCCAGGGCCTGCCCTCGCGCATCTGCTGGCTGGGCTACGGCGAGCGCGCCAAGGCGGGCCTCGCCTTCAACGAGCTGGTGCGCAAAGGCGAGGTGAAGGCGCCCATCGTCATCGGTCGCGACCACCTGGACTGCGGCTCGGTGGCGTCGCCCAACCGCGAGACGGAGGCGATGAAGGACGGCACGGACGCGGTGGCGGACTGGCCCATCCTCAACGCGCTGGTGAACGCGGTGAACGGCGCCTCGTGGGTGTCCTTCCACCACGGCGGCGGCGTGGGCATGGGCTACTCGCTGCACGCGGGTCAGGTCATCGTCGCGGACGGAACGCCGGAGGCCGCGCGCCGCATCGAGCGCGTGCTCACCAGCGACCCCGGCATGGGCGTGCTGCGCCACGCGGACGCGGGCTACTCCGAGGCCATCGACGTGGCCAAGCAGCGCGGCGTGAAGATTCCCGGCATCACCACCTGA
- a CDS encoding BON domain-containing protein, with amino-acid sequence MAETDVRYGGTQPAGHGPGVENMAPPWDGYATSRSRPEDHELGHGGFAAGGRERRGERPRGKAPRGYQRSSERILSDLCDGLMRSWVDAEDVDIRVRDGVVLLSGVVRSADERQATEALAHEVLGVKEVINDIRVQRDEGIMALPSSRRPVQAFGEDEADDDTLHS; translated from the coding sequence ATGGCCGAAACCGACGTGCGCTACGGCGGCACCCAGCCCGCGGGGCATGGGCCCGGCGTGGAGAACATGGCGCCGCCGTGGGACGGCTACGCCACCAGCCGCTCACGGCCCGAGGACCATGAGCTGGGGCACGGCGGCTTCGCGGCGGGTGGACGGGAGCGACGTGGCGAGAGGCCTCGTGGCAAGGCGCCCCGGGGCTATCAACGCTCCAGTGAGCGCATCCTCTCGGACCTCTGTGACGGGCTGATGCGGAGCTGGGTGGACGCCGAGGACGTGGACATCCGCGTGCGCGACGGCGTGGTGCTGCTCAGCGGCGTGGTGCGCAGCGCGGACGAACGGCAGGCCACCGAGGCCCTGGCCCACGAGGTGCTCGGCGTGAAGGAGGTCATCAACGACATTCGCGTCCAACGCGACGAGGGCATCATGGCCCTACCCTCCTCGCGCAGGCCGGTCCAGGCTTTCGGAGAGGACGAGGCCGACGACGACACGCTGCATTCGTAA
- a CDS encoding FdhF/YdeP family oxidoreductase — MDDGSRNAEGAEAEVASGLAKVTPSAQPPEEARGPSVGPIATVAGGIPAVVSAMRHVYGEMDVVRGTRLLLKVNQKEGFDCPGCAWPDPGHRSMAEFCENGAKAVAEEAMSARVTPEFFRQWSVAELSLQTDHWLGKQGRLTQPMVLREGATHYEPLSWDDAFALVAEELNSLDSPHAASFYTSGRTSNEAAFLYQLFVRQFGTNNLPDCSNMCHESSGSALNETVGIGKGTVTLEDFDKADAIFVIGQNPGTNHPRMLSSLESAARRGCQIVSINPLPETGLNRFKHPQDVLHLIGPGTALNTLFLQVRINGDAALLQGLGKALFEMEDARPGSVVAKAFIEDKTLGFDAYAAHMRAVNWEDVEEGSGVPRARIVEAAELLARSERTIFCWAMGLTQHRNGVACIQEIVNLALLRGGIGKPGAGLCPVRGHSNVQGDRTMGIWEKPPAALLASLEREFGFKPPRHHGMDVVETLKAMHDGRVKVFFALGGNFLSATPDTEFTAEALRRTRLTAHVSTKLNRAHLVHGRRALILPCLGRTEHDVQAAGTQFVTVENSMGVVSTSRGSVAPASEHLLSEPVIVARLASAVLGARSSVPWLLLTEDYDRIRERIARVIPGFDDFNRRVREPGGFALPNGPREGRFTTASGKAHFTVHGLPRIPLEPGQLLMMTIRTHDQFNTTVYGLDDRYRGIRNGRRVVLLHPSDMKALGLSADQLVDLRSHFEGETRLARAFRVVPYNIPKGCAATYFPEANVLIPVNSFAEKSRTPTSKSVVISITPVAETRSLPAGAVA, encoded by the coding sequence ATGGATGATGGGAGCCGGAACGCGGAGGGAGCCGAGGCCGAAGTGGCTTCGGGCCTCGCGAAGGTGACGCCCAGCGCCCAGCCTCCGGAAGAGGCGCGCGGACCGTCCGTGGGGCCCATCGCGACGGTGGCGGGGGGAATCCCGGCTGTCGTGTCGGCCATGCGGCACGTCTACGGTGAGATGGACGTGGTGCGCGGCACGCGGCTGTTGCTCAAGGTCAACCAGAAGGAAGGCTTCGACTGCCCCGGCTGCGCGTGGCCGGATCCGGGACACCGCTCCATGGCGGAGTTCTGTGAGAATGGCGCCAAGGCCGTGGCGGAAGAGGCGATGTCCGCGCGCGTGACGCCGGAGTTCTTCCGCCAGTGGAGCGTGGCCGAGCTGTCCCTCCAGACGGACCACTGGCTGGGCAAGCAGGGTCGGCTCACGCAGCCCATGGTGCTCCGCGAGGGCGCCACGCATTACGAGCCCCTCTCCTGGGACGACGCCTTCGCGCTGGTGGCGGAGGAGCTGAACTCGCTCGACTCACCGCACGCCGCGAGCTTCTACACGTCGGGCCGGACCAGCAACGAAGCCGCGTTCCTGTACCAGCTCTTCGTGCGGCAGTTCGGCACCAACAACCTGCCGGACTGCTCCAACATGTGCCACGAGTCCAGTGGCTCCGCCCTCAATGAGACAGTGGGCATTGGCAAGGGCACCGTCACGTTGGAGGACTTCGACAAGGCCGACGCCATCTTCGTCATCGGCCAGAATCCGGGCACCAACCACCCGCGCATGCTGTCCTCGCTGGAGTCCGCCGCGCGCCGGGGCTGCCAGATTGTCAGCATCAACCCGTTGCCGGAGACGGGCCTCAATCGCTTCAAGCACCCGCAGGACGTGCTGCACCTCATCGGTCCTGGCACGGCGCTGAATACGCTGTTCCTCCAGGTTCGCATCAACGGAGACGCGGCGCTGCTCCAGGGCCTGGGCAAGGCGCTGTTCGAGATGGAGGACGCCCGTCCTGGCTCGGTGGTGGCCAAGGCCTTCATCGAGGACAAGACGCTGGGCTTCGACGCCTACGCGGCCCACATGCGCGCGGTGAACTGGGAGGACGTGGAGGAGGGCAGCGGCGTGCCTCGCGCGCGGATTGTCGAGGCGGCGGAGCTGCTCGCGCGCTCCGAGCGCACCATCTTCTGCTGGGCCATGGGGCTGACCCAGCACCGCAACGGCGTGGCGTGCATCCAGGAGATCGTCAACCTGGCGCTCCTGCGCGGCGGCATCGGCAAGCCGGGCGCGGGGCTGTGCCCGGTCCGTGGCCACAGCAACGTGCAAGGCGACCGCACCATGGGCATCTGGGAGAAGCCGCCCGCGGCGCTCCTGGCCTCGTTGGAGCGGGAGTTCGGCTTCAAGCCGCCGCGGCATCACGGCATGGACGTGGTGGAGACGCTGAAGGCGATGCACGACGGGCGCGTGAAGGTGTTCTTCGCGCTCGGAGGGAACTTCCTCTCCGCCACGCCGGACACGGAGTTCACCGCCGAGGCCCTGCGCCGCACGCGCCTCACCGCGCACGTGTCCACCAAGCTCAACCGCGCGCACCTGGTGCACGGACGGCGGGCCCTCATCCTTCCGTGCCTGGGACGCACCGAGCACGACGTCCAGGCCGCGGGGACCCAGTTCGTCACGGTGGAGAACTCCATGGGCGTGGTGTCGACCTCGCGGGGCTCGGTGGCGCCCGCGTCGGAGCACCTGCTCAGCGAGCCCGTCATCGTCGCGCGGCTCGCCTCGGCGGTGCTGGGGGCGCGTTCGAGCGTGCCGTGGCTGCTGCTGACCGAGGACTACGACCGCATCCGCGAGCGCATCGCCCGCGTGATTCCCGGCTTCGACGACTTCAACCGCCGCGTGCGCGAGCCGGGAGGCTTCGCCCTGCCGAACGGCCCGCGCGAGGGCCGCTTCACCACCGCCAGCGGCAAGGCGCACTTCACGGTGCATGGGCTGCCGCGAATCCCGCTGGAGCCCGGGCAGCTCCTGATGATGACGATTCGGACGCACGACCAGTTCAACACCACGGTGTACGGGCTGGATGACCGCTACCGGGGCATTCGCAATGGCCGGCGCGTGGTGTTGCTGCATCCTTCGGACATGAAGGCGTTGGGGCTGTCGGCGGATCAGCTCGTGGATTTGCGCAGCCACTTCGAGGGCGAGACGCGGCTGGCGCGGGCCTTCCGCGTGGTGCCGTACAACATCCCGAAAGGGTGTGCGGCCACGTATTTCCCAGAGGCCAACGTGCTGATTCCCGTGAACAGCTTCGCGGAGAAGAGCCGCACGCCGACCTCCAAGTCGGTGGTCATCAGCATCACCCCCGTGGCGGAGACACGCTCCCTGCCCGCGGGCGCGGTGGCGTGA